In Deinococcus puniceus, one genomic interval encodes:
- a CDS encoding CCA tRNA nucleotidyltransferase yields the protein MFRRSRAALAQLPTQTWPTGGLLVGGAARDILRGVTPGDYDWVVPDPIKAAIALAQAHGGSAFPLDQERGYWRVHLPDGVQHDFVPLPDDLNADLLRRDFTVNAMALDAAGQLHDLTGGQGDLRARRLRMVSAANLHTDSLRAWRAARFEVTLGFRTDAATEQTVREVAAALAAGRLTLPAPERVREELHALLGHRDAARGILRLEELGLLALTVPELREGIGVAQGGFHHLDVFGHGVEALHQLLVRFADAPLPLRWAALLHDVGKPRAHALSGGQNFYGHDKLGAEITREVLARLKLPGDDTARAASLVGAHMLPLPQNDTEARRFVHRRRVLLPDLLALMLADREAARGPSSSPASRHAYAAALDRVLAALKDQPAAPKPLLTGSEIIALLDIEPGPKVGQALRALNEAAALGDVKNPQDARAFVQNWAAHPPSNEAQAQAHK from the coding sequence ATGTTTCGCCGTTCCCGCGCTGCTCTAGCTCAATTACCCACCCAGACTTGGCCCACAGGCGGCCTCTTGGTGGGCGGCGCGGCGCGGGATATTTTGCGGGGCGTTACGCCCGGAGATTACGACTGGGTTGTGCCCGATCCCATAAAAGCAGCCATCGCACTCGCTCAGGCACACGGCGGCTCCGCCTTCCCTCTGGATCAGGAGCGGGGATACTGGCGGGTACACCTGCCGGACGGGGTGCAGCATGATTTCGTGCCGCTGCCAGACGATTTGAATGCCGACTTGCTGAGACGAGACTTTACGGTGAATGCGATGGCGCTGGACGCGGCGGGACAGTTGCACGACCTCACCGGCGGGCAGGGCGACTTGCGAGCACGGCGGCTACGAATGGTCTCGGCAGCCAACCTGCATACCGATTCCCTGCGGGCATGGCGGGCGGCTCGGTTTGAGGTCACGCTAGGATTCCGCACGGACGCCGCTACCGAGCAGACCGTGCGGGAGGTGGCCGCCGCCCTCGCTGCGGGCCGTCTGACGCTGCCTGCGCCGGAGCGGGTGCGGGAGGAGCTGCACGCCCTCTTGGGCCACCGGGACGCGGCGCGGGGCATCCTGCGGCTAGAGGAACTGGGACTGCTGGCCCTGACGGTGCCGGAACTGCGGGAAGGCATCGGCGTGGCGCAAGGCGGGTTTCATCATCTGGACGTGTTTGGGCACGGCGTGGAAGCCCTGCACCAACTGCTGGTCCGCTTTGCCGACGCACCCTTGCCCCTGCGCTGGGCCGCTCTGCTGCACGATGTAGGCAAGCCCCGCGCCCACGCCCTCAGCGGCGGGCAGAATTTTTATGGACACGACAAACTGGGTGCAGAGATCACGCGGGAGGTGCTGGCGCGGCTGAAACTCCCCGGAGACGACACGGCGCGGGCGGCGAGTCTGGTGGGCGCACACATGCTGCCCCTCCCCCAAAACGATACCGAGGCGCGGCGATTCGTTCACCGTCGGCGGGTGCTGTTGCCCGACCTGCTGGCCCTGATGCTGGCCGACCGGGAAGCGGCGCGGGGGCCGAGCAGTAGCCCTGCTTCCCGTCATGCCTACGCCGCTGCCTTAGACCGGGTGCTGGCCGCGCTCAAGGATCAACCTGCCGCCCCTAAACCGCTTTTGACGGGCAGCGAAATTATTGCCCTTCTAGACATCGAACCCGGCCCGAAAGTGGGGCAGGCACTCCGGGCGCTGAACGAGGCCGCCGCGCTAGGCGACGTGAAAAATCCGCAAGACGCCCGCGCTTTTGTACAGAACTGGGCAGCCCATCCCCCATCAAATGAAGCTCAGGCGCAGGCCCATAAATGA
- the cysK gene encoding cysteine synthase A, translating to MIEALIGNTPLLQLRRVVTPAMADVFVKLEGQNPGGSIKDRTALGLIEDAERRGLLKPGGTIVEPTSGNTGIGLAQVAAAKGYRLILCMPAQMSEERKRTLLAYGAELVLTDPERRMLAAIEEAEKIAADTGAVMMGQFTNPANPQTHERTTGPELWAQMGGQIDAFVYGSGTGGTISGVGRFLKSQDAAIKVVAVEPARSNVLSGGERGEHGFQGMGPGFVPANLDRSVIDEIFPVWEEDAYPLARRLAREEGVFVGMSSGGMIWAALELARKLGPGKRVATIACDTGARYLTTSLFSDTGTGTPRGFQPYSRDKVPETAATD from the coding sequence ATGATCGAGGCTCTGATCGGAAATACGCCCCTGCTTCAGCTTCGGCGGGTGGTGACGCCAGCAATGGCCGACGTATTCGTGAAACTGGAAGGCCAGAACCCCGGCGGCAGCATCAAAGACCGCACCGCGCTGGGCCTGATTGAGGACGCCGAACGGCGCGGTCTGCTGAAACCCGGCGGCACGATTGTGGAACCCACCAGCGGCAATACCGGCATCGGGCTGGCGCAAGTGGCCGCCGCCAAGGGCTACCGCCTGATCCTGTGTATGCCCGCCCAGATGAGCGAGGAACGCAAACGCACGCTGCTGGCTTACGGCGCGGAACTGGTACTCACCGACCCCGAACGCCGGATGCTGGCCGCTATAGAGGAAGCCGAGAAAATCGCGGCAGACACAGGCGCGGTGATGATGGGCCAGTTCACCAACCCCGCCAATCCGCAGACGCATGAGCGCACCACCGGGCCGGAACTGTGGGCGCAGATGGGCGGCCAGATCGACGCCTTCGTATACGGCTCGGGCACCGGGGGCACCATCAGCGGCGTGGGGCGGTTTCTGAAAAGTCAGGATGCAGCTATAAAAGTGGTGGCGGTCGAGCCTGCCCGCAGCAATGTCCTCAGCGGCGGCGAACGTGGCGAACACGGCTTTCAGGGCATGGGGCCGGGATTTGTACCCGCCAACCTTGACCGCAGCGTGATAGACGAAATCTTTCCGGTGTGGGAGGAGGACGCCTACCCGCTGGCCCGCCGCTTGGCGCGTGAGGAAGGCGTGTTCGTGGGCATGAGCAGCGGCGGCATGATCTGGGCCGCGCTGGAACTGGCCCGCAAGCTAGGGCCGGGCAAGCGCGTAGCCACCATCGCCTGCGATACAGGCGCACGCTACCTGACCACCAGCTTGTTCAGCGATACAGGAACGGGCACACCCAGAGGATTTCAGCCCTATTCGCGGGACAAAGTGCCTGAAACGGCAGCCACCGACTAA
- a CDS encoding homoserine dehydrogenase has translation MRTVTVGLLGCGTVGENVLWLLQKRKDIFDNLGVEVVVAGVLVRDAARVRDIPAGITLTDDPAFLQECAVVMECMGGIERPLELLAPYLRSGRPVITANKALLAERWDDLRDHALAGRLYYEASVMAGTPVIGPMSTVLRASTFVRLQAVLNGTCNYILTQMEAGREYAAALAEAQALGYAEDPPTLDVGGFDTAHKLTVLARFSADGNYPFSAVQVTGIEDVTLEQIAAARERGERIKLVAELVKVDGQWQATVSPQSLPDTHPLCTAGASRNALVYEGEESGTLIFAGGGAGGMVTASAMVGDLLDWLIGFPGHVPLH, from the coding sequence ATGAGAACCGTGACCGTAGGCTTGCTGGGCTGTGGAACCGTGGGCGAAAATGTGCTGTGGCTGCTGCAAAAGCGCAAGGACATCTTCGACAACCTAGGCGTAGAAGTGGTGGTGGCAGGCGTACTGGTGCGCGACGCTGCCCGTGTGCGCGATATTCCGGCGGGCATCACCCTCACCGATGACCCCGCCTTTTTGCAGGAATGCGCGGTGGTGATGGAATGTATGGGCGGCATAGAGCGCCCGCTGGAATTGCTGGCCCCCTATCTGCGAAGTGGGCGGCCCGTGATTACCGCGAACAAAGCCCTGTTGGCCGAGCGCTGGGACGACTTGCGCGATCATGCGCTGGCCGGACGCCTGTATTACGAGGCCAGTGTGATGGCCGGAACGCCCGTCATCGGCCCGATGAGTACCGTGCTGCGGGCCAGTACCTTTGTGCGCCTGCAAGCTGTCCTGAACGGCACTTGCAACTACATCCTGACCCAGATGGAAGCGGGCCGCGAGTACGCCGCAGCGTTGGCGGAAGCGCAGGCGTTGGGCTACGCCGAAGACCCACCGACGCTGGATGTGGGCGGTTTCGACACGGCCCACAAACTGACGGTGCTGGCCCGCTTCAGCGCCGATGGCAATTACCCCTTCAGCGCCGTGCAGGTCACGGGAATTGAGGACGTGACGCTGGAACAGATCGCCGCCGCCCGCGAACGGGGCGAGCGAATCAAGCTGGTGGCCGAATTGGTGAAAGTGGACGGCCAGTGGCAAGCCACCGTATCGCCCCAGAGTCTGCCCGACACACACCCGCTGTGTACCGCCGGAGCCAGCCGAAACGCGCTGGTGTACGAGGGAGAGGAGAGCGGCACCCTCATTTTTGCAGGCGGCGGCGCAGGCGGCATGGTCACGGCGTCGGCGATGGTAGGCGACTTGCTCGATTGGCTGATCGGCTTTCCGGGGCACGTGCCGCTGCACTGA
- a CDS encoding MIP/aquaporin family protein: MLPQKLLAEAIGTFALIFAGVLAITNDAGLLGVAFAHGLAIAVMAMALGTVSGGQFNPAVSIGLSLTKNQDWRTTAAFIPAQLVGAALGAFAALATVGDAKLKAVGYGMPNPGAGISTGGAFLMEVILTAFLVLVVVKVAIHQRSVLGGLIVGLTIVVDILAGGPISGAAMNPARSFGPALVSGDWANHWIYWLAPLLGAALGAFIAEYTEGLRPKTVPPLKN; this comes from the coding sequence ATGTTGCCTCAAAAACTTCTTGCAGAAGCGATCGGTACGTTCGCTCTCATTTTCGCTGGCGTTCTCGCCATTACCAACGATGCCGGGCTGTTGGGCGTGGCTTTTGCACACGGCCTCGCCATCGCAGTCATGGCTATGGCCCTCGGCACGGTCAGCGGCGGGCAGTTTAACCCCGCCGTCAGCATCGGCCTGAGCCTCACTAAAAATCAAGACTGGCGCACCACCGCCGCCTTTATTCCGGCCCAACTGGTCGGCGCGGCCCTCGGCGCTTTTGCGGCGCTGGCCACCGTTGGCGATGCCAAACTGAAAGCCGTCGGCTACGGCATGCCCAACCCCGGCGCGGGCATCAGCACAGGCGGCGCGTTCCTGATGGAAGTCATCCTGACCGCCTTCCTCGTGTTGGTCGTCGTGAAAGTAGCTATTCATCAGCGCAGCGTGCTGGGCGGCCTGATCGTAGGCCTGACCATCGTCGTAGATATTTTGGCAGGCGGCCCCATCAGCGGCGCGGCCATGAACCCCGCCCGCTCGTTTGGCCCCGCACTGGTGTCAGGCGACTGGGCCAACCACTGGATCTACTGGCTGGCTCCTCTCCTCGGCGCGGCGCTGGGCGCGTTTATTGCCGAATACACCGAAGGGTTGCGGCCTAAAACGGTTCCTCCTCTGAAAAACTGA
- a CDS encoding alpha-amylase family glycosyl hydrolase, with product MLAAISPEVRPHQPITPDWVKNAVFYQIFPDRFARSGRVTGLNLQAWGDQPHFHKYMGGDLWGVIEKLDHIVGLGVNAIYFCPVFQSASNHRYHTHDYYQVDPMLGGNEALTALIKAAHERGLKVVLDGVFNHASRGFFQFNDLLEQGDASAYRDWFHVEGWPLSAYDDARPAGYHAWWGNRALPKFNTSNPAVRDFLWDIAEYWIKQGIDGWRLDVPNEIDDDSFWQEFRRRVKAINSDAYIVGEIWGDAHRWLQGDQFDAVMNYHFTRPCLAFFGAHTLDHPMNERSGTGFVPPMSAPEFGRRMTEVTQMYHPDVVAAQLNLLDSHDTARYLTAVGGDASAYRLATIFQMTYVGAPCIYYGDEIGLPGGPDPDCRRAFPWDSEQEWDTATLNLTRQLVGARHATTALRHGTFDVTYAEGDQIAYARAHAEGNAHVALNCAHHAAHILLTGVQAGTYTDVLTGLTLELAGDMEIEVPARSGVVLVPARAEGIV from the coding sequence ATGCTCGCCGCCATCTCCCCCGAAGTTCGCCCCCACCAGCCCATCACGCCCGATTGGGTGAAAAACGCCGTCTTCTACCAGATTTTCCCCGACCGTTTTGCCCGCAGTGGGCGCGTCACGGGCCTGAATTTGCAGGCGTGGGGCGACCAGCCGCACTTTCACAAATACATGGGCGGCGACCTGTGGGGCGTCATCGAAAAGCTGGATCACATCGTGGGCCTCGGCGTGAACGCCATTTATTTTTGCCCGGTGTTCCAGTCGGCCAGCAATCACCGCTACCACACACACGACTACTACCAAGTCGACCCGATGCTGGGCGGCAACGAGGCGCTGACGGCGCTGATCAAGGCGGCCCATGAACGCGGTCTGAAAGTGGTGCTGGACGGGGTGTTCAATCACGCCAGCCGGGGCTTTTTTCAGTTCAACGACCTGCTGGAACAGGGCGACGCCAGCGCCTACCGCGACTGGTTTCATGTGGAAGGCTGGCCCCTCTCGGCCTACGACGACGCCCGCCCCGCCGGATACCACGCGTGGTGGGGCAACCGCGCCCTGCCCAAATTCAATACCAGTAACCCCGCCGTGCGCGACTTCTTGTGGGATATCGCCGAATACTGGATCAAGCAAGGAATAGACGGGTGGCGGCTGGACGTGCCCAACGAGATCGACGACGATTCCTTCTGGCAGGAGTTTCGCCGCCGCGTGAAGGCCATCAACTCCGACGCCTACATCGTGGGCGAAATCTGGGGCGACGCGCACCGCTGGCTGCAGGGTGACCAGTTCGACGCCGTGATGAACTACCACTTCACGCGGCCCTGTTTGGCGTTTTTCGGCGCTCATACGCTGGATCACCCCATGAACGAGCGCAGTGGCACCGGATTCGTGCCCCCCATGAGCGCCCCCGAATTTGGGCGGCGCATGACCGAAGTGACCCAGATGTACCATCCGGACGTGGTGGCCGCGCAACTGAACCTGCTGGACTCGCACGACACGGCGCGGTACCTGACGGCAGTGGGCGGCGACGCCTCCGCCTACCGCCTCGCCACCATTTTTCAGATGACCTACGTGGGTGCGCCCTGCATCTATTACGGCGACGAAATCGGCCTGCCCGGTGGCCCCGACCCCGATTGCCGCCGCGCCTTTCCTTGGGATTCCGAGCAGGAATGGGACACCGCCACGCTGAACCTGACACGCCAACTGGTGGGGGCACGCCACGCCACGACGGCCCTGCGGCACGGCACGTTCGACGTGACCTACGCGGAAGGCGACCAGATCGCTTACGCCCGCGCCCACGCCGAGGGCAACGCGCATGTGGCCCTGAACTGTGCCCACCACGCCGCCCATATTCTGCTAACGGGTGTGCAGGCCGGGACGTATACCGATGTGCTGACGGGGCTGACGCTGGAGCTGGCCGGAGATATGGAGATTGAAGTGCCTGCCCGGAGCGGCGTGGTGCTGGTGCCTGCGCGGGCGGAAGGGATCGTTTAG
- a CDS encoding fasciclin domain-containing protein, protein MTLSLLLATSAVAGGAGTPVARPATAASPAACKTIAQLVTSDPQFSTLAVAVEAAGLGDVLSSGAFTVFAPTNAAFAKVPSDMLATVLNDPEMLRSVLLYHVVPGKIAANQVVGLKSARTAQGSTIAVAVNGSNVMINDANVTKVNVAACNGVIHIIDTVLMPPMPAAATPAPEPVAETPAPEPVAETPAPEPVAETPAPEPVAEVAAPAPVFNISQIPATPLSGATTTTTTETATTETTTEAVTTTTTPEVTATAEATAECVVGSNTLYDVIVADDRFSTLRDLLSDAGLTETLMSGEYTVFAPTNDAFAAVDPDTLAIIASTPDLLRQVLLYHVVAGTVTAEKLAGGEVLKTAEGGDLTPGTRDGKQLIGIATVDVVSAAVGTTTSDPCNGVLYTIDQVLLPPNFTLPAPVVEAPAAEATTATTDTTATATTTTTTTTTTATVTTTSAVLAADARFSTLVSLLQAAGLVDTVNNGTFTVFAPTNEAFAKVPATTLASLQADPAKLRQVLLYHVVASSVDLVAAGAELTSAEGSLLPIVRADSTVKVAGGTVNTTAIMGGGTSKVYVIDTVLLPPSLR, encoded by the coding sequence ATGACTCTCAGCCTGCTCCTCGCCACGTCCGCTGTTGCGGGCGGAGCCGGAACGCCCGTCGCCCGTCCTGCCACCGCTGCTTCTCCCGCAGCCTGCAAGACCATTGCCCAACTGGTCACCAGCGATCCTCAGTTCAGCACGCTGGCCGTGGCTGTTGAGGCTGCTGGTTTGGGTGACGTTCTCAGCAGCGGCGCGTTTACCGTGTTTGCTCCGACCAACGCGGCGTTTGCCAAAGTGCCCAGCGACATGCTCGCTACGGTGCTGAACGATCCGGAAATGCTGCGGAGCGTGCTGCTGTACCACGTCGTCCCCGGCAAGATCGCCGCCAACCAAGTGGTGGGGCTGAAGAGCGCCCGCACCGCGCAGGGTTCCACCATTGCAGTTGCGGTCAACGGCAGCAACGTCATGATCAACGACGCCAACGTGACTAAGGTCAATGTGGCCGCCTGTAACGGCGTCATTCACATCATCGACACCGTGTTGATGCCCCCCATGCCTGCTGCTGCAACGCCCGCGCCCGAGCCTGTCGCGGAAACGCCTGCTCCTGAGCCTGTGGCCGAAACGCCCGCGCCCGAGCCTGTCGCAGAAACCCCCGCGCCTGAGCCTGTGGCCGAGGTTGCGGCTCCTGCTCCAGTCTTCAACATCAGCCAGATTCCCGCCACGCCCCTGAGCGGCGCGACGACCACGACCACCACGGAAACGGCCACCACCGAAACGACCACCGAGGCCGTGACGACGACCACCACTCCTGAAGTGACGGCCACTGCCGAAGCCACTGCCGAGTGCGTGGTGGGCAGTAACACCCTGTACGACGTCATCGTGGCCGATGACCGCTTCAGCACCCTGCGCGACCTGCTCAGCGACGCTGGCCTGACCGAAACCCTGATGAGCGGTGAGTACACCGTGTTCGCCCCCACCAACGACGCCTTTGCGGCGGTAGACCCCGACACGCTGGCGATCATTGCCAGCACGCCTGATCTGCTGAGGCAGGTGCTGCTGTACCACGTCGTAGCCGGAACCGTGACTGCCGAGAAACTCGCAGGCGGCGAAGTGCTGAAGACGGCAGAAGGCGGCGACCTGACCCCCGGCACCCGTGACGGCAAGCAACTGATCGGCATTGCCACTGTCGACGTCGTTTCGGCTGCCGTGGGCACCACCACCTCTGACCCCTGTAACGGCGTGCTGTACACCATCGATCAGGTCTTGCTGCCCCCCAACTTCACGCTGCCTGCCCCTGTGGTCGAAGCGCCTGCCGCCGAAGCCACGACAGCGACCACCGACACGACGGCGACTGCCACGACGACCACCACAACCACCACGACGACGGCAACGGTCACGACCACCTCCGCCGTGTTGGCTGCCGATGCCCGCTTCAGCACGCTGGTCTCGCTGCTTCAGGCCGCCGGACTGGTAGACACCGTGAACAACGGAACATTCACCGTGTTCGCTCCTACCAACGAGGCCTTTGCGAAGGTGCCTGCTACCACGCTGGCCAGCCTGCAAGCTGATCCTGCCAAGCTGAGACAGGTGTTGCTCTACCACGTCGTCGCCTCTAGCGTCGATCTGGTCGCAGCAGGCGCTGAACTGACCAGCGCCGAAGGCAGCCTCTTGCCTATAGTCCGCGCCGACAGCACCGTGAAGGTCGCTGGCGGCACAGTGAACACCACCGCCATCATGGGCGGCGGCACCAGCAAGGTGTATGTCATCGACACCGTCTTGCTGCCCCCCAGTCTGCGCTAA
- a CDS encoding DNA-3-methyladenine glycosylase: MPTPLSPAYFRSDPVQVARQVLGGTLVRVSPGGERLSGRVVEVEAYDCPRDPACTAGRFHAARSAEMAIPAGQWLFWTAHGHPLLQVACREEGVSASVLIRAIEPQEGIGQMLTHRPVTRERDLTNGPAKLVYALGLNPAQITGTWVNSAGLHLCLPETPVLDEQVETTARVGIREGRNLPWRFLLRGNAWVSPAVPSMELVGGAGDL, encoded by the coding sequence GTGCCTACGCCCCTCTCCCCCGCTTACTTCCGGAGCGACCCAGTGCAGGTAGCGCGGCAGGTGTTGGGCGGAACGCTGGTGCGGGTGTCACCGGGGGGCGAGCGCCTCAGCGGGCGGGTGGTGGAAGTGGAAGCCTACGATTGCCCCCGCGATCCAGCCTGTACGGCGGGAAGGTTTCACGCCGCCCGCAGCGCGGAAATGGCGATTCCAGCGGGGCAATGGCTGTTCTGGACGGCGCACGGCCACCCCCTGCTTCAGGTGGCCTGCCGGGAAGAAGGCGTGTCGGCCAGCGTGCTGATCCGGGCCATAGAACCGCAAGAAGGCATCGGCCAAATGCTGACGCACCGCCCAGTGACGCGGGAACGTGACCTGACCAACGGCCCCGCCAAGCTGGTGTATGCGCTGGGGCTGAATCCGGCGCAGATTACGGGAACGTGGGTGAACAGTGCTGGGTTGCATCTGTGCCTGCCCGAAACACCCGTGCTTGACGAGCAAGTCGAAACCACCGCACGCGTAGGCATCCGCGAAGGCCGCAACCTGCCGTGGCGCTTCCTATTGCGAGGCAATGCCTGGGTGTCGCCCGCCGTGCCAAGTATGGAGTTGGTGGGAGGAGCGGGAGATTTATAA
- a CDS encoding DUF937 domain-containing protein — MMDIFNMLGGMGQAQQTVGNQLGTNPNQTGAAMEAAVPLLLGALTRNATQPGGLDALTGALNKHDGSALDAFGQGQMPNTQDGQKILGHVFGGQQQAAANAVGKRAGIDPQMAMQVLSMLAPLVLGYLSRQRQGQAQDGGQMQGGGDIGSILGGMLGGGAGGLGGMLGGLLGGGQQPQQPQYQQPQYQQPQYQQPQQGNMGGLGGMLGSVLGGGQQQGQGHSQQPQQHQQAPGGDLFGSLNKVLDRDGDGSGLDDLIGMFGGGRR; from the coding sequence ATGATGGACATCTTTAACATGCTGGGCGGAATGGGACAGGCGCAGCAGACGGTAGGCAACCAACTGGGCACCAACCCCAACCAGACGGGCGCGGCTATGGAAGCTGCCGTGCCGCTGCTGCTGGGCGCACTGACGCGCAACGCCACGCAACCCGGCGGCCTCGACGCCCTGACCGGCGCACTGAACAAGCACGACGGCAGCGCCCTCGACGCCTTCGGTCAGGGCCAGATGCCCAACACTCAAGACGGCCAGAAGATTCTGGGCCATGTGTTCGGGGGCCAGCAGCAAGCCGCCGCCAACGCCGTAGGCAAACGGGCAGGCATCGACCCACAAATGGCCATGCAGGTTCTGTCTATGCTCGCTCCGCTGGTGCTGGGCTACCTGAGCCGTCAGCGGCAGGGGCAAGCGCAGGATGGCGGCCAGATGCAGGGCGGCGGCGACATCGGCAGCATTCTGGGCGGCATGTTGGGCGGCGGCGCGGGTGGCCTAGGCGGCATGCTCGGTGGACTGCTGGGCGGCGGGCAGCAGCCACAGCAACCCCAGTACCAGCAACCCCAATACCAACAGCCCCAGTATCAGCAGCCTCAGCAGGGCAACATGGGCGGCCTTGGCGGAATGCTGGGCAGCGTGTTGGGTGGCGGGCAACAGCAGGGTCAGGGCCACTCCCAGCAGCCCCAGCAGCATCAGCAAGCCCCCGGCGGCGACTTGTTCGGCAGCCTGAACAAAGTGCTCGACCGCGACGGCGACGGCAGCGGCCTAGACGACCTGATCGGCATGTTCGGCGGCGGGCGGCGCTAA
- a CDS encoding metallophosphoesterase family protein, whose product MRLAVLADIHGNADALRAVLHDARIQGAEGLIVNGDVVNRGPDSVQALETLLNLPASFPHGVRFTLGNHDDLLRLWQARSSSLPADWFSDPFWGATAWSAEQLERAGLLHTAADWPMSLTLSAPGLPDVLVSHGTPDEYREGISERTAPQRIEELSGAGRFGLLIGSHIHRQADAVFELAGGPSVRVLNTGAVGAPADSDPRAGYLLLTAVPQGWRIELRRVLYDRAGVLRRFGSSGLLKTGLSAEIFREEIVTARSLYTPYWTWTETEHLPRTAATWAAFLRQYPADAWRAESPKL is encoded by the coding sequence ATGCGTCTTGCAGTGCTGGCCGACATTCATGGAAACGCCGACGCGCTGCGGGCCGTGCTGCACGACGCCCGCATACAGGGGGCCGAAGGACTGATCGTGAACGGCGACGTGGTCAACCGTGGCCCCGACAGCGTGCAGGCGCTGGAAACCCTGCTGAATCTGCCCGCCTCGTTCCCGCACGGCGTGCGCTTTACGCTGGGCAACCACGACGATCTGCTGCGGCTGTGGCAGGCGCGGAGCAGCAGTTTGCCCGCCGACTGGTTCTCCGATCCGTTCTGGGGCGCAACCGCTTGGAGCGCCGAACAATTGGAGCGGGCCGGATTGCTGCACACCGCTGCCGACTGGCCCATGTCGCTGACCCTCAGCGCCCCCGGCCTGCCCGATGTGCTGGTGTCGCACGGCACGCCCGACGAGTACCGCGAAGGCATCAGCGAACGCACTGCGCCCCAGCGGATAGAAGAACTGTCCGGGGCAGGCCGCTTCGGGTTGTTGATCGGCTCGCATATTCACCGCCAAGCCGACGCTGTGTTCGAGTTGGCAGGCGGCCCAAGTGTGCGCGTCTTGAATACCGGGGCGGTAGGCGCACCCGCCGACAGCGACCCCCGCGCAGGCTACCTGCTTTTGACGGCTGTACCGCAGGGGTGGCGAATAGAATTGCGGCGCGTGCTGTATGACCGGGCTGGTGTGCTGCGGCGCTTTGGAAGCAGCGGTTTACTCAAGACTGGCCTCAGCGCCGAGATCTTTCGCGAAGAAATCGTAACGGCCCGCAGCCTGTATACGCCCTACTGGACGTGGACTGAAACGGAACATCTGCCCCGCACGGCGGCGACTTGGGCGGCTTTCTTGCGTCAGTACCCCGCAGATGCATGGCGGGCGGAGTCGCCCAAGCTTTAG